Part of the Bacteroidota bacterium genome is shown below.
ATTTACGTCATGCCAGAGTACGGCAATCTGATCACCATCAGCCACGGTGAATATACCACGGTGTACGGCAACCTGTCGGAAATGTATGTAAACGAAGGTGTGACGGTTGAAGCCGGCCAGTACATCGCAAGCGCAGGATCACAACTTGAGCCCAAAGGCGAAGCGATCTTCTTTGCTATTTTTCAGCAAGGCCAGGAAATGGATCCTGCTTTGTGGTTGCGAAAACAGTAATCGATATCCGGGACCCTTTGCTATTGACCTGGGGCGCTTAGCAAATCGCCATGGACACATTCAATGCTACATTGGAAATCATTGTCGGGAATCCCTTTGTTTTCCTACCGCCGGCAACGCTCGCGCATATTTTCCAGCAAGCAGATCGCAACAAGGGCCCCATCCCGGTTTGTGGCACCATTAATGGCAAACCCTACCAGCAGACACTCGTAAAATACAGTGATGCCTGGCGGCTCTATATCAACATGAAAATGCTCCCGCGGTCGCCAAAACGTATCGGTGAAGTTATCGCCGTAACCATTGCGTTCGACCCAAGCGACAGAACCATCAAACCACATCCCAAACTCGTTAAAGCCCTTTCAAAAAATGACGCAGCCTATCGTGTATTTGAACAGATGGCGCCATCGAGGCAAAAAGAAATCGTACGGTATATCGGTCAATTAAAATCAGAAGAAAGCGTAGACCGAAACGTTACAAGGGCCATTAACTTTCTGCTGGGAAAAGAGCGATTTGTTGGGCGGGACAAGCCCTGAACGTTTTTGTGCGTTGCTCCTCAAAATACCCGCACAAATTTCTCACGTAACACTCGAGCAGCGCATTGCACAGATGATTTCACTTACCTTCAAAGCAATGGACGAATCTGGCATACCAGTCCTTGATCGCTGGTTTGACCACTCTACGCTATTTAGTCGGCTTGAACCCCCAACGCTGCAATGGCTAACCTATGTCCGGTCGACACCTGGCGTTTTTGCATGGATGGTGTACGACGATTCTGAAACCATAGGCCACGTCCAGGTTGATACAGAAATCAACGGATTGGGCAGCGTGGCGCTCGTTGTAAACCCGGCAGTGCAGAACAAGGGATATGGCCGCGCAATCCTGGGCGCCCTGTTTGAGCGGCCCGAACTGGTAACGATAAAAGGCCTTGAAGGCTATGTCGAACAAG
Proteins encoded:
- a CDS encoding YdeI/OmpD-associated family protein; amino-acid sequence: MDTFNATLEIIVGNPFVFLPPATLAHIFQQADRNKGPIPVCGTINGKPYQQTLVKYSDAWRLYINMKMLPRSPKRIGEVIAVTIAFDPSDRTIKPHPKLVKALSKNDAAYRVFEQMAPSRQKEIVRYIGQLKSEESVDRNVTRAINFLLGKERFVGRDKP
- a CDS encoding GNAT family N-acetyltransferase, which codes for MISLTFKAMDESGIPVLDRWFDHSTLFSRLEPPTLQWLTYVRSTPGVFAWMVYDDSETIGHVQVDTEINGLGSVALVVNPAVQNKGYGRAILGALFERPELVTIKGLEGYVEQDNLPAQQCCLAAGFRATAHVPDKDGFLRYVKLQHLPIESPA